One window from the genome of Pseudomonadota bacterium encodes:
- a CDS encoding heme-binding protein yields MRLKTIASFVVVAFIFLVSTGYAGELPKYSKLQKVLKDVVKEQNGGFSLNMWATIVDRDGVVKAVVFSGNDRGDQWPGSRAISAQKANTANGFSLPGLSLSTANLFTAVQPGGSLYGLQHSNPVDTKVAYGGASDEIGTKKDPMVGKKIGGVNVFGGGLALYNKDGKLIGAIGVSGDSSCADHNIAWKVRHNLELDYVPAGVSPNKDDNIVYDITDGVSSGGWGHPACSPEAVEIAKGLPKTRPVQSKK; encoded by the coding sequence ATGCGGTTAAAGACAATTGCGAGTTTTGTTGTGGTAGCGTTTATTTTTTTGGTATCAACCGGTTATGCTGGTGAATTACCAAAATATTCCAAACTTCAAAAAGTTCTTAAAGATGTTGTAAAAGAACAAAACGGCGGGTTTAGTTTAAATATGTGGGCAACGATAGTTGACAGGGATGGTGTCGTAAAAGCAGTTGTGTTCTCCGGTAATGACAGAGGCGACCAGTGGCCGGGAAGCCGTGCCATTTCAGCACAAAAAGCAAATACTGCAAATGGATTCAGCCTTCCTGGCTTATCATTATCTACAGCAAACCTTTTTACTGCCGTTCAGCCTGGTGGCAGTTTGTATGGCTTACAGCATAGTAATCCGGTTGATACTAAAGTAGCATATGGCGGGGCATCGGATGAAATCGGTACAAAAAAAGATCCTATGGTTGGCAAGAAAATCGGAGGAGTTAACGTTTTTGGCGGCGGTTTGGCTCTGTATAATAAAGATGGAAAGCTTATAGGAGCAATCGGGGTTAGTGGCGATAGTTCATGCGCTGATCATAACATTGCATGGAAAGTCAGGCATAATCTCGAATTAGACTATGTGCCTGCTGGTGTGAGCCCAAATAAGGATGATAATATAGTTTATGATATTACTGATGGTGTTAGTTCAGGCGGATGGGGGCATCCTGCATGCTCACCTGAAGCAGTAGAAATAGCCAAAGGTTTGCCAAAAACACGCCCTGTTCAATCGAAAAAGTAA
- the pstC gene encoding phosphate ABC transporter permease subunit PstC, with protein sequence MINIRQFKDKWLHRLFFCIATASIAILVMISLFLFMEGLPIFQKVSVTDFIFGKYWYPTSDPPDFGIFPLIIGSIAVTVISAMMSIPLGVMTAIYLAEIASSKVREIVKPVVELLAALPSVVIGFFGMVVVAPFLQNILDVPTGLNLFNAALMLAFMSIPTICSISEDAIFSVPVALKEASLSLGATHWETIIRVILPASISGISTAVILGMSRAIGETMVVLMVAGGAAMIPTGIFDPVRPMPASIAAEMAEAPFRGDHYYALFATGIVLFLFTLMFNLIADHIANKYRQTGEASL encoded by the coding sequence ATGATAAATATCCGGCAATTTAAAGATAAATGGCTGCATCGCTTGTTTTTTTGTATTGCGACAGCATCTATTGCAATTCTTGTTATGATTTCATTGTTTCTTTTTATGGAAGGGCTGCCAATTTTTCAAAAGGTAAGTGTCACCGATTTTATATTTGGTAAATACTGGTATCCCACTTCAGATCCACCGGATTTTGGAATATTCCCATTAATTATAGGTTCAATTGCAGTTACTGTTATTTCGGCCATGATGTCAATCCCTTTAGGGGTGATGACTGCAATATATCTGGCCGAAATAGCTTCAAGTAAAGTCAGAGAAATCGTAAAACCTGTTGTAGAGCTTCTTGCCGCTTTACCTTCTGTAGTAATTGGATTTTTTGGAATGGTTGTTGTTGCTCCATTTTTACAAAACATTTTAGATGTTCCAACCGGCTTGAATTTATTTAATGCCGCTTTAATGCTTGCCTTTATGTCGATACCTACAATTTGCAGCATATCCGAAGATGCCATTTTCAGTGTTCCTGTAGCATTAAAAGAAGCCTCATTATCTTTAGGCGCCACACACTGGGAAACGATTATCAGGGTTATTTTGCCGGCCTCAATTTCAGGGATCAGTACAGCAGTTATACTTGGTATGTCACGGGCAATCGGAGAAACTATGGTTGTATTAATGGTAGCAGGCGGCGCTGCAATGATTCCAACCGGCATTTTTGATCCGGTTCGACCGATGCCGGCAAGTATAGCAGCTGAAATGGCGGAAGCGCCATTTCGCGGCGATCATTACTATGCCCTTTTTGCAACCGGAATCGTGCTTTTTCTTTTTACTCTTATGTTTAACCTGATTGCCGATCATATTGCAAATAAGTATAGGCAAACGGGTGAGGCATCCCTATAA
- a CDS encoding PEP-CTERM sorting domain-containing protein (PEP-CTERM proteins occur, often in large numbers, in the proteomes of bacteria that also encode an exosortase, a predicted intramembrane cysteine proteinase. The presence of a PEP-CTERM domain at a protein's C-terminus predicts cleavage within the sorting domain, followed by covalent anchoring to some some component of the (usually Gram-negative) cell surface. Many PEP-CTERM proteins exhibit an unusual sequence composition that includes large numbers of potential glycosylation sites. Expression of one such protein has been shown restore the ability of a bacterium to form floc, a type of biofilm.), producing the protein MCKKFVCFCFVLVIVSFAGSVMAAPSPYAYSLDRFQVIGNLPGNIIDEFNDESIAPNWEVYDPTVVESGDMVTFRNPGTVGQITPNISSEMSYIGSMFNMEDGAGDYEGTSTWTNGIPGINQFYLMGMSGSEEDISISFANFGPAMSELFGIPTGPVILFDRFKDVETGDFDTQAMRVMPSDITGNILLRLSFDDVDKLYTGTYSLDGGATFLEPFAPIAPSDASSAPNWYLGAESFEVQAVPIPSTLLLLGSGLVFMFSKRNKR; encoded by the coding sequence ATGTGTAAGAAATTTGTGTGCTTTTGCTTCGTATTAGTTATCGTTTCTTTTGCAGGTAGTGTTATGGCTGCCCCATCTCCATATGCCTATAGTCTGGATCGCTTCCAGGTTATAGGTAATCTCCCTGGAAACATCATTGATGAGTTCAATGATGAGAGTATCGCCCCCAATTGGGAGGTTTATGATCCTACAGTGGTTGAATCAGGCGACATGGTAACCTTTAGAAATCCAGGAACTGTTGGTCAAATCACCCCCAATATCTCTTCAGAAATGAGCTATATTGGCTCTATGTTCAATATGGAAGACGGAGCCGGCGACTATGAAGGGACCTCAACATGGACGAATGGTATTCCTGGTATTAACCAATTTTACCTTATGGGTATGAGTGGCTCTGAAGAAGATATTAGTATTAGCTTTGCCAATTTTGGCCCTGCGATGTCGGAATTATTTGGCATTCCCACAGGTCCTGTGATCTTGTTTGACAGATTCAAAGATGTTGAAACTGGGGACTTTGACACACAAGCGATGCGGGTCATGCCAAGTGATATCACAGGTAACATTCTACTACGATTAAGCTTTGATGATGTTGATAAACTTTACACAGGAACATATAGTCTCGATGGTGGCGCGACGTTTCTCGAACCATTCGCACCGATTGCCCCGAGTGATGCCAGTTCGGCTCCCAACTGGTATCTTGGTGCAGAGTCGTTTGAAGTGCAAGCTGTCCCTATTCCTTCCACTCTGCTCTTATTAGGCTCTGGATTAGTATTCATGTTTTCTAAGCGGAATAAGCGTTAG
- the pstA gene encoding phosphate ABC transporter permease PstA — protein sequence MDAKADRNIAKKAAPYLRRKRVLTQTITFFFFRSAALINGLALIIILYFVISNGWRAINWTFLSQPPMDSMTKGGIFPCIVGTLALSIGALIFSFPIGVSSAIYLNEYARPGRVLRIIRLGINNLAGVPSVVFGLFGLAFFVIYLKLGVSLLAGALTLGVMNLPIVIGASEEALKGVPKSYREASLGLGATKLQTIFRVVLPAALPGILTGAILGIGRAAGETAPIMFTAAVFFSPRLPKSVFDEIMALPYHIYVLATAGTEIEKTRPLQYGTSLVLIALVLGINLVAIIYRSRLRRKR from the coding sequence ATGGATGCCAAAGCAGACCGGAACATAGCCAAAAAAGCAGCACCCTATTTAAGGCGAAAACGTGTACTTACTCAAACAATCACGTTTTTTTTCTTTCGCTCTGCTGCATTGATTAATGGATTGGCGTTAATTATTATACTCTATTTTGTTATATCCAATGGCTGGAGGGCTATTAACTGGACGTTTTTATCACAGCCGCCTATGGATTCCATGACAAAAGGAGGTATATTCCCCTGTATTGTAGGTACATTGGCTTTAAGTATCGGGGCTTTGATTTTCTCTTTTCCAATCGGGGTGTCATCTGCTATTTATCTTAATGAATATGCACGACCGGGGCGCGTCTTAAGAATAATCCGCCTTGGAATTAATAATCTTGCAGGTGTGCCATCAGTGGTTTTCGGACTTTTCGGGCTTGCATTCTTTGTAATTTATCTTAAACTTGGAGTCAGCCTGCTGGCTGGTGCTCTTACATTGGGCGTGATGAATCTTCCCATAGTTATCGGAGCATCAGAAGAAGCATTAAAGGGTGTTCCGAAATCATACAGGGAAGCTTCGCTGGGTTTGGGTGCCACTAAACTGCAAACAATATTTAGAGTAGTATTGCCTGCGGCGCTACCAGGCATCTTAACAGGCGCGATACTTGGAATAGGAAGGGCGGCAGGTGAAACTGCCCCGATTATGTTTACAGCCGCCGTCTTTTTTTCACCGCGCCTGCCCAAATCGGTTTTTGATGAAATCATGGCATTACCCTATCATATTTATGTTCTTGCTACTGCCGGAACGGAAATTGAAAAAACCCGGCCTTTGCAATATGGTACTTCTTTAGTGCTGATAGCGCTTGTGCTTGGGATAAATCTTGTGGCAATTATTTACCGTTCACGTCTCAGGCGAAAAAGATAG
- a CDS encoding phosphate ABC transporter substrate-binding protein, protein MKKSVFISVILVVLFCTAGIVFAGKVVIKGSTTVLPIAQKTAEAFMKENPEVSISISGGGSGNGMKALIDKTTDIADSSRFIKDKEVKLAMEKGVYPVPFAVAYDCIVPVVHTSNPVKDISIDKLKDVYQGKIKNWKELGGDDRKVVVISRDTSSGTYEVWEDKVMKKERVYPGALLQASNGAVAQAVSKNKNAIGYIGVGYINKDVKPLTVNGIQGNPKTTLEGSYPISRALYMFTPGWPEGDVANFINYVLNPEKGQKLVEEVGFVPLY, encoded by the coding sequence ATGAAAAAATCAGTTTTTATAAGTGTTATTTTAGTAGTGTTGTTTTGTACAGCCGGTATTGTTTTTGCCGGTAAAGTGGTTATCAAAGGCTCAACAACGGTTTTGCCGATAGCCCAAAAAACAGCCGAAGCTTTTATGAAAGAAAATCCTGAGGTTTCCATTTCAATTTCAGGCGGTGGTTCAGGTAACGGCATGAAAGCCCTTATTGACAAAACAACAGATATTGCAGACAGCTCGCGGTTTATTAAAGATAAAGAAGTAAAGCTGGCTATGGAAAAAGGCGTTTATCCGGTTCCTTTTGCAGTTGCTTATGATTGTATTGTGCCTGTAGTACATACCTCAAATCCGGTTAAAGATATCAGCATAGATAAACTGAAAGATGTTTATCAGGGCAAAATTAAGAACTGGAAGGAATTAGGCGGAGACGACAGGAAGGTAGTGGTAATTTCCCGCGATACTTCTTCAGGTACTTATGAAGTATGGGAAGACAAAGTAATGAAAAAGGAAAGAGTGTATCCCGGCGCTTTATTGCAGGCCTCCAATGGCGCTGTTGCCCAGGCTGTTTCCAAAAATAAAAATGCTATCGGATACATCGGTGTAGGGTATATAAACAAGGATGTAAAGCCTTTGACGGTAAACGGTATACAAGGCAATCCCAAAACCACTCTTGAAGGTTCATACCCTATAAGCAGAGCTCTTTATATGTTTACGCCTGGCTGGCCGGAAGGTGATGTGGCTAATTTTATCAACTATGTTTTAAATCCGGAAAAAGGTCAAAAACTGGTTGAAGAAGTTGGATTTGTACCTTTATATTAG
- a CDS encoding PEP-CTERM sorting domain-containing protein (PEP-CTERM proteins occur, often in large numbers, in the proteomes of bacteria that also encode an exosortase, a predicted intramembrane cysteine proteinase. The presence of a PEP-CTERM domain at a protein's C-terminus predicts cleavage within the sorting domain, followed by covalent anchoring to some some component of the (usually Gram-negative) cell surface. Many PEP-CTERM proteins exhibit an unusual sequence composition that includes large numbers of potential glycosylation sites. Expression of one such protein has been shown restore the ability of a bacterium to form floc, a type of biofilm.): MKKLIMAVFLTSLVIGVVSPAFAVNLTSLTLEKSTAIGAWTNAPGGIWSSNLGDPFAQLGVRQNGVFLNTPGNGLDLGEISIDLLPGLNTFELFGTSSTGGSDYYGLALFFDHNASPPDMAVYNSNGSSGPFAVTPAGTTISGSANGGMFPDIAPGSSIFSAPDGSTVELVGFNVVYDASNIVDIVSWGNIAADGYVDTHAVLELNYTPVPVPGTMLLLSSGLISLIGFRKKFKNNCK; the protein is encoded by the coding sequence ATGAAAAAGTTGATAATGGCAGTATTTCTAACTAGTTTGGTTATCGGTGTTGTTTCCCCTGCCTTTGCAGTTAATTTAACCAGTCTTACACTGGAGAAATCAACGGCTATAGGAGCCTGGACTAACGCGCCTGGCGGAATTTGGTCGTCAAACCTTGGTGATCCTTTTGCTCAGTTGGGTGTGAGGCAAAATGGGGTTTTCCTAAACACTCCTGGAAACGGGCTTGATCTCGGTGAAATTTCAATTGATCTATTGCCGGGACTTAACACTTTTGAGCTTTTCGGGACGTCAAGTACCGGTGGAAGCGATTATTACGGTTTAGCATTGTTTTTTGATCATAATGCTTCCCCTCCTGATATGGCCGTTTATAATTCAAATGGTTCATCAGGACCTTTTGCAGTGACTCCGGCAGGCACAACTATTTCGGGAAGCGCAAACGGTGGAATGTTTCCGGACATTGCGCCTGGCTCATCGATTTTCTCAGCCCCAGACGGCTCTACAGTGGAATTAGTTGGTTTTAATGTTGTATATGACGCATCAAACATAGTAGATATAGTTAGCTGGGGAAATATTGCAGCTGATGGTTATGTCGATACACATGCAGTTCTGGAACTGAACTATACCCCAGTACCCGTGCCTGGTACTATGCTCCTTTTGAGTTCTGGGCTAATTAGTCTTATAGGATTCAGAAAAAAATTTAAGAATAATTGTAAATAA